The Arachis hypogaea cultivar Tifrunner chromosome 19, arahy.Tifrunner.gnm2.J5K5, whole genome shotgun sequence genome has a window encoding:
- the LOC112779735 gene encoding uncharacterized protein isoform X2, with amino-acid sequence MENNSRALFLMLIFTLSTVVLYCPSEGLNAEGEYLLEMKRKFSDKYRHLENWNSSDSTPCGWKGVNCSMVSNPVVVSLDLHSMNLSGSLAPSIGSLVYLSHLNLSGNSLTGIIPKQIGNCSSLQVLALNNNLLEGRIPVEIGQLLDLTELYVHNNRLSGHFPVEIGNLSSLTVFTAYTNNLTGSLPSSFGNLKSLRRFRTGQNMISGSLPQEIGGCQSLEYLGLTQNQISGEIPKALGLLKNIKFLVLRENNFNGAIPKELGNCTNLEVLALYRNMLVGSIPRELGNLVLLKKLYLYHNELTGEIPREIGNLTLATEIDFSENMLTGRIPAELAKIPGLQLLHLFQNVLTGVIPNELTTLKNLTDVDLSINYLRGTIPIGFQDLLNLTTLQLFNNSLSGSIPRALGANSPLWVLDVSFNNLVGRIPVHLCQNSKLMLLNLGSNKLSGSIPYGISRCKSLVQLRLFANNFRGRFPSTLCRLVNLSALELDQNDFTGPLPPQIGNCISLQRLHLSNNRFSSELPKEIGPFPGEIGTLSQLELLRFTGNNFSGQIPASIGKLVRLTELQMSENSFSGCIPAELGALSALQITLNLSHNELTGQIPFELGKLNMLESLQLNNNHLSGQIPSTFVQLSSLLACNFSNNDLSGPLPSLPFFQNSTSSCFFGNKGLCGGILRPCPKNASPSPNKLGKVLAIAAAVVSAVSLVLIVVIIYLMIRPVDSVSPQLDVDTSHAPPVSDMYFFPKEFLTFQDVVEATENFHSKYIIGKGGTGTVYRADISTSDTIAIKKLDSSREGVVLNDSFRAEISTLGKIRHRNIVKLHAFCTYRGSKLILYEYMAKGSLGELLQGATCSLDWHKRFRIALGTAQGLSYLHHDCKPRIIHRDIKPSNILIDHEFEAHVGDFGLAKLIDVSTSKSVSAVAGSYGYIAPEYAYTVKVTEKCDVYSYGVVLLELLTGKKAVQPIDQGGDLVSWVKNHIHKHSLSLDIFDTRLNLHLLDKILVAQICDVLKIAVICTDTCASRRPSMRKVVSMLVSSSNRVEQPSSLSSPCEESRC; translated from the exons ATGGAGAATAATTCACGTGCTTTGTTTTTGATGCTGATATTTACTCTTTCAACTGTTGTGTTATATTGTCCTTCAGAAGGACTCAATGCAGAGGGTGAATACCTTcttgaaatgaaaaggaaattttCCGACAAATACAGGCACCTGGAGAATTGGAACTCAAGTGATTCCACGCCTTGTGGGTGGAAGGGTGTGAACTGCAGCATGGTAAGCAATCCAGTGGTGGTGTCTCTTGACTTGCATTCGATGAACCTCTCCGGATCCTTGGCTCCCAGCATTGGTAGTTTGGTTTACTTGTCTCACCTTAACCTCTCTGGAAATTCCTTGACTGGGATTATACCCAAACAAATTGGAAACTGCTCAAGCTTGCAAGTTCTTGCTCTCAACAACAATCTTTTAGAAGGCCGAATTCCTGTTGAAATCGGCCAGCTTTTGGATTTAACAGAATTGTATGTTCACAACAACAGACTGTCTGGGCATTTTCCAGTGGAAATTGGTAACCTTTCTTCACTCACAGTATTTACTGCATACACCAATAATCTCACTGGATCTTTGCCAAGTTCTTTCGGCAACCTTAAGAGCTTGCGACGCTTCCGAACCGGTCAAAACATGATATCAGGAAGTCTACCCCAAGAGATAGGTGGATGTCAGAGCTTGGAGTATCTTGGTTTAACTCAGAATCAGATAAGTGGTGAAATTCCAAAAGCACTTGGGCTgctcaagaacataaaatttttggtCCTTAGGGAAAACAACTTCAATGGGGCCATACCCAAGGAGCTTGGAAACTGCACAAATTTGGAGGTTCTGGCTCTATATAGGAACATGCTTGTGGGATCAATCCCCAGGGAGCTGGGAAACCTTGTGCTCCTAAAGAAGTTGTACCTTTACCACAATGAGTTGACAGGAGAAATTCCAAGAGAAATTGGGAACCTTACTCTTGCTACTGAGATTGACTTTTCAGAGAACATGTTGACCGGAAGAATACCAGCAGAGTTGGCTAAGATTCCAGGGCTACAATTGCTTCATCTCTTCCAGAATGTGCTAACCGGTGTCATCCCAAATGAGCTCACAACTTTGAAGAACCTGACTGATGTTGATCTCTCTATCAATTATCTCAGAGGTACTATTCCTATTGGATTTCAGGACTTGCTCAACTTGACCACCTTGCAACTCTTCAACAACTCACTAAGTGGTTCTATTCCTCGAGCGCTCGGAGCCAACAGTCCACTCTGGGTGCTTGATGTATCATTCAACAACTTGGTGGGAAGAATTCCAGTTCATCTATGCCAAAATTCTAAGTTGATGCTGTTGAACTTGGGTTCAAACAAGCTCAGTGGAAGTATCCCTTATGGGATTTCAAGATGCAAGTCTTTGGTGCAACTTCGTCTCTTTGCTAACAACTTTCGAGGCAGGTTTCCTTCCACTTTGTGCAGACTTGTTAATCTTTCTGCACTGGAATTGGATCAAAATGACTTCACTGGTCCTCTTCCTCCACAAATTGGTAACTGCATAAGCTTGCAGAGACTTCACCTTTCCAACAATCGTTTTTCGTCTGAGCTGCCAAAAGAAATCG GTCCTTTTCCAGGTGAGATAGGAACTCTTTCTCAGTTGGAGCTTCTGAGGTTCACAGGAAATAACTTTTCAGGGCAAATTCCAGCGTCAATAGGGAAACTTGTGCGTTTGACTGAATTGCAAATGAGTGAAAACTCGTTCAGTGGTTGCATACCGGCCGAGTTGGGTGCCCTCTCGGCCTTACAGATCACATTGAATCTCAGTCATAATGAACTCACAGGCCAAATCCCCTTTGAGCTTGGGAAACTTAACATGCTAGAATCCCTCCAACTCAACAACAACCATTTGAGTGGTCAAATTCCATCCACCTTTGTGCAACTATCAAGTTTGTTGGCCTGCAACTTCTCAAACAATGATCTTTCTGGGCCTTTACCTTCCTTACCCTTCTTCCAGAACTCCACATCCAGCTGCTTCTTTGGAAATAAAGGACTATGCGGTGGAATTCTTCGCCCTTGCCCGAAAAATGCTTCGCCCTCTCCAAATAAACTAGGGAAGGTACTGGCTATAGCTGCAGCTGTCGTTAGTGCTGTTTCTTTAGTTCTGATTGTGGTAATTATATATCTCATGATACGTCCGGTGGATTCCGTTTCGCCACAGCTAGACGTCGACACATCACATGCTCCACCTGTTTCAGACATGTACTTCTTCCCAAAGGAGTTCTTAACATTCCAAGACGTGGTTGAAGCCACTGAAAATTTCCACTCCAAGTATATCATTGGGAAAGGTGGCACTGGTACTGTGTACAGAGCAGATATATCAACCAGTGACACAATTGCTATTAAGAAGCTAGATTCGAGTCGGGAAGGCGTGGTCTTAAATGACAGCTTCCGCGCTGAAATTTCTACCTTGGGAAAAATACGTCACAGAAATATTGTGAAATTGCATGCCTTCTGCACCTATCGTGGCTCAAAACTAATACTTTACGAGTACATGGCTAAGGGTAGCTTGGGGGAGTTATTGCAAGGAGCAACTTGTAGTCTTGATTGGCATAAAAGATTTAGGATTGCCCTTGGAACTGCACAAGGACTATCTTATTTGCACCATGATTGCAAGCCTAGGATAATCCACCGTGACATTAAGCCTAGTAACATACTCATTGATCATGAATTTGAAGCTCATGTTGGTGACTTTGGCTTGGCAAAGCTGATTGATGTGTCAACGTCTAAATCAGTGTCTGCAGTTGCAGGTTCTTATGGCTACATTGCCCCGG AGTATGCATATACCGTGAAAGTGACTGAAAAATGTGACGTATATAGCTATGGTGTTGTCCTTTTGGAGCTACTGACTGGCAAGAAGGCAGTGCAACCAATAGATCAAGGTGGTGATCTCGTGTCATGGGTGAAAAATCATATACACAAACATTCTTTATCACTGGACATTTTTGATACTCGATTGAACCTGCATCTATTGGATAAAATACTTGTTGCTCAGATATGTGATGTCTTGAAAATTGCTGTGATCTGCACTGATACGTGTGCTTCAAGGCGCCCGAGTATGCGCAAAGTTGTGTCAATGCTTGTAAGTTCTAGTAATCGAGTAGAGCAACCATCTTCGTTGTCTTCTCCATGTGAAGAATCAAGATGCTAA
- the LOC112779735 gene encoding uncharacterized protein isoform X1, which translates to MENNSRALFLMLIFTLSTVVLYCPSEGLNAEGEYLLEMKRKFSDKYRHLENWNSSDSTPCGWKGVNCSMVSNPVVVSLDLHSMNLSGSLAPSIGSLVYLSHLNLSGNSLTGIIPKQIGNCSSLQVLALNNNLLEGRIPVEIGQLLDLTELYVHNNRLSGHFPVEIGNLSSLTVFTAYTNNLTGSLPSSFGNLKSLRRFRTGQNMISGSLPQEIGGCQSLEYLGLTQNQISGEIPKALGLLKNIKFLVLRENNFNGAIPKELGNCTNLEVLALYRNMLVGSIPRELGNLVLLKKLYLYHNELTGEIPREIGNLTLATEIDFSENMLTGRIPAELAKIPGLQLLHLFQNVLTGVIPNELTTLKNLTDVDLSINYLRGTIPIGFQDLLNLTTLQLFNNSLSGSIPRALGANSPLWVLDVSFNNLVGRIPVHLCQNSKLMLLNLGSNKLSGSIPYGISRCKSLVQLRLFANNFRGRFPSTLCRLVNLSALELDQNDFTGPLPPQIGNCISLQRLHLSNNRFSSELPKEIGNLSQLVTFNVSTNYLYGRLPLELFNCKKLQRLDLNHNKFVGPFPGEIGTLSQLELLRFTGNNFSGQIPASIGKLVRLTELQMSENSFSGCIPAELGALSALQITLNLSHNELTGQIPFELGKLNMLESLQLNNNHLSGQIPSTFVQLSSLLACNFSNNDLSGPLPSLPFFQNSTSSCFFGNKGLCGGILRPCPKNASPSPNKLGKVLAIAAAVVSAVSLVLIVVIIYLMIRPVDSVSPQLDVDTSHAPPVSDMYFFPKEFLTFQDVVEATENFHSKYIIGKGGTGTVYRADISTSDTIAIKKLDSSREGVVLNDSFRAEISTLGKIRHRNIVKLHAFCTYRGSKLILYEYMAKGSLGELLQGATCSLDWHKRFRIALGTAQGLSYLHHDCKPRIIHRDIKPSNILIDHEFEAHVGDFGLAKLIDVSTSKSVSAVAGSYGYIAPEYAYTVKVTEKCDVYSYGVVLLELLTGKKAVQPIDQGGDLVSWVKNHIHKHSLSLDIFDTRLNLHLLDKILVAQICDVLKIAVICTDTCASRRPSMRKVVSMLVSSSNRVEQPSSLSSPCEESRC; encoded by the exons ATGGAGAATAATTCACGTGCTTTGTTTTTGATGCTGATATTTACTCTTTCAACTGTTGTGTTATATTGTCCTTCAGAAGGACTCAATGCAGAGGGTGAATACCTTcttgaaatgaaaaggaaattttCCGACAAATACAGGCACCTGGAGAATTGGAACTCAAGTGATTCCACGCCTTGTGGGTGGAAGGGTGTGAACTGCAGCATGGTAAGCAATCCAGTGGTGGTGTCTCTTGACTTGCATTCGATGAACCTCTCCGGATCCTTGGCTCCCAGCATTGGTAGTTTGGTTTACTTGTCTCACCTTAACCTCTCTGGAAATTCCTTGACTGGGATTATACCCAAACAAATTGGAAACTGCTCAAGCTTGCAAGTTCTTGCTCTCAACAACAATCTTTTAGAAGGCCGAATTCCTGTTGAAATCGGCCAGCTTTTGGATTTAACAGAATTGTATGTTCACAACAACAGACTGTCTGGGCATTTTCCAGTGGAAATTGGTAACCTTTCTTCACTCACAGTATTTACTGCATACACCAATAATCTCACTGGATCTTTGCCAAGTTCTTTCGGCAACCTTAAGAGCTTGCGACGCTTCCGAACCGGTCAAAACATGATATCAGGAAGTCTACCCCAAGAGATAGGTGGATGTCAGAGCTTGGAGTATCTTGGTTTAACTCAGAATCAGATAAGTGGTGAAATTCCAAAAGCACTTGGGCTgctcaagaacataaaatttttggtCCTTAGGGAAAACAACTTCAATGGGGCCATACCCAAGGAGCTTGGAAACTGCACAAATTTGGAGGTTCTGGCTCTATATAGGAACATGCTTGTGGGATCAATCCCCAGGGAGCTGGGAAACCTTGTGCTCCTAAAGAAGTTGTACCTTTACCACAATGAGTTGACAGGAGAAATTCCAAGAGAAATTGGGAACCTTACTCTTGCTACTGAGATTGACTTTTCAGAGAACATGTTGACCGGAAGAATACCAGCAGAGTTGGCTAAGATTCCAGGGCTACAATTGCTTCATCTCTTCCAGAATGTGCTAACCGGTGTCATCCCAAATGAGCTCACAACTTTGAAGAACCTGACTGATGTTGATCTCTCTATCAATTATCTCAGAGGTACTATTCCTATTGGATTTCAGGACTTGCTCAACTTGACCACCTTGCAACTCTTCAACAACTCACTAAGTGGTTCTATTCCTCGAGCGCTCGGAGCCAACAGTCCACTCTGGGTGCTTGATGTATCATTCAACAACTTGGTGGGAAGAATTCCAGTTCATCTATGCCAAAATTCTAAGTTGATGCTGTTGAACTTGGGTTCAAACAAGCTCAGTGGAAGTATCCCTTATGGGATTTCAAGATGCAAGTCTTTGGTGCAACTTCGTCTCTTTGCTAACAACTTTCGAGGCAGGTTTCCTTCCACTTTGTGCAGACTTGTTAATCTTTCTGCACTGGAATTGGATCAAAATGACTTCACTGGTCCTCTTCCTCCACAAATTGGTAACTGCATAAGCTTGCAGAGACTTCACCTTTCCAACAATCGTTTTTCGTCTGAGCTGCCAAAAGAAATCGGTAACCTATCGCAGTTAGTGACCTTTAATGTCTCAACAAATTATCTTTACGGTAGATTACCTTTGGAACTATTCAATTGCAAGAAGCTCCAACGGCTTGATCTAAACCATAACAAATTTGTAGGTCCTTTTCCAGGTGAGATAGGAACTCTTTCTCAGTTGGAGCTTCTGAGGTTCACAGGAAATAACTTTTCAGGGCAAATTCCAGCGTCAATAGGGAAACTTGTGCGTTTGACTGAATTGCAAATGAGTGAAAACTCGTTCAGTGGTTGCATACCGGCCGAGTTGGGTGCCCTCTCGGCCTTACAGATCACATTGAATCTCAGTCATAATGAACTCACAGGCCAAATCCCCTTTGAGCTTGGGAAACTTAACATGCTAGAATCCCTCCAACTCAACAACAACCATTTGAGTGGTCAAATTCCATCCACCTTTGTGCAACTATCAAGTTTGTTGGCCTGCAACTTCTCAAACAATGATCTTTCTGGGCCTTTACCTTCCTTACCCTTCTTCCAGAACTCCACATCCAGCTGCTTCTTTGGAAATAAAGGACTATGCGGTGGAATTCTTCGCCCTTGCCCGAAAAATGCTTCGCCCTCTCCAAATAAACTAGGGAAGGTACTGGCTATAGCTGCAGCTGTCGTTAGTGCTGTTTCTTTAGTTCTGATTGTGGTAATTATATATCTCATGATACGTCCGGTGGATTCCGTTTCGCCACAGCTAGACGTCGACACATCACATGCTCCACCTGTTTCAGACATGTACTTCTTCCCAAAGGAGTTCTTAACATTCCAAGACGTGGTTGAAGCCACTGAAAATTTCCACTCCAAGTATATCATTGGGAAAGGTGGCACTGGTACTGTGTACAGAGCAGATATATCAACCAGTGACACAATTGCTATTAAGAAGCTAGATTCGAGTCGGGAAGGCGTGGTCTTAAATGACAGCTTCCGCGCTGAAATTTCTACCTTGGGAAAAATACGTCACAGAAATATTGTGAAATTGCATGCCTTCTGCACCTATCGTGGCTCAAAACTAATACTTTACGAGTACATGGCTAAGGGTAGCTTGGGGGAGTTATTGCAAGGAGCAACTTGTAGTCTTGATTGGCATAAAAGATTTAGGATTGCCCTTGGAACTGCACAAGGACTATCTTATTTGCACCATGATTGCAAGCCTAGGATAATCCACCGTGACATTAAGCCTAGTAACATACTCATTGATCATGAATTTGAAGCTCATGTTGGTGACTTTGGCTTGGCAAAGCTGATTGATGTGTCAACGTCTAAATCAGTGTCTGCAGTTGCAGGTTCTTATGGCTACATTGCCCCGG AGTATGCATATACCGTGAAAGTGACTGAAAAATGTGACGTATATAGCTATGGTGTTGTCCTTTTGGAGCTACTGACTGGCAAGAAGGCAGTGCAACCAATAGATCAAGGTGGTGATCTCGTGTCATGGGTGAAAAATCATATACACAAACATTCTTTATCACTGGACATTTTTGATACTCGATTGAACCTGCATCTATTGGATAAAATACTTGTTGCTCAGATATGTGATGTCTTGAAAATTGCTGTGATCTGCACTGATACGTGTGCTTCAAGGCGCCCGAGTATGCGCAAAGTTGTGTCAATGCTTGTAAGTTCTAGTAATCGAGTAGAGCAACCATCTTCGTTGTCTTCTCCATGTGAAGAATCAAGATGCTAA